The Bombus terrestris chromosome 9, iyBomTerr1.2, whole genome shotgun sequence genome contains a region encoding:
- the LOC100646545 gene encoding spermatogenesis-defective protein 39 homolog encodes MTSAKDDEDFWYSSEKRSFCFENNEVDQLFGVSKTDTDKLWAGISNTSTEDGSLKSTNDYQPLKPMLSIISEKTLSCILATDKLQNLHPETTGLQPDITLRKILLGQPYSLEQYKSLVSKTTLLDAAIISGDGNAILIIILFLTKTLKRSLVQRILAERPDAVNVYIRYLSIRMQINEIIDILTMLGQPMDAAMKTLHIIIKNTRDPDRLLNKLRNSYKTQFSTLTECKEALFVQSYIKLLEWQMVAKVIDGNEEIELNSSVLDCLKHACKGHWDLPEGKLMSPTILSQQHDVSPRQYQKVALEVKAAAKEWDDVDRLLVTKGWLGSKKLQIHLPIEDVLKILHKNSAPFEVLEKYLKYVDNIERRLELSKNMHCFRIAIDILVQQADRTALMEYKTKLQPQSEEYFYAESALRLPSVKWKS; translated from the exons ATGACTTCTGCTAAAGATGATGAAGATTTTTGGTACAGTAGCGAGAAACGATCTTTCTGTTTTGAAAATAATGAG GTGGATCAATTGTTTGGAGTATCAAAGACCGATACAGATAAATTATGGGCTGGTATCTCTAACACATCGACTGAGGACGGATCTTTAAAATCCACTAATGATTATCAACCACTTAAGCCTATGTTATCTATTATCTCAGAAAAAACACTTTCTTGCA TTTTAGCTACGGATAAATTGCAAAATCTTCATCCAGAAACAACAGGTCTACAACCAGATATTACTCTTAGAAAAATTTTACTTGGCCAACCATATTCTTTGGAACAATATAAATCACTTGTCAGTAAAACTACCTTATTAGATGCAGCGATAATAAGTGGTGATGGAAACGCAattttaata ATTATTTTATTCCTTACAAAAACTCTTAAACGATCTTTAGTTCAGAGAATATTAGCAGAAAGGCCAGATGCTGTCAATGTTTATATAAGATATCTTTCCATAAGAAtgcaaataaatgaaattatagaCATTTTAAC AATGCTAGGACAACCAATGGATGCAGCT ATGAAAACTTTACACATTATCATAAAAAATACTCGAGATCCTGATAGATTACTAAACAAACTTCGAAATAGTTATAAaacacaattttcaactttaaCTGAGTGCAAAGAAGCTTTATTTGTCCAATCCTACATAAAGTTACTTG AATGGCAAATGGTAGCAAAAGTAATCGATGGAAATGAAGAAATTGAACTAAATTCATCAGTTCTTGACTGTCTAAAACACGCGTGTAAAGGTCACTGGGATTTGCCAGAGGGTAAATTAATGTCTCCTACAATTTTATCTCAACAGCATGATGTGTCTCCTAGACAGTATCAAAAGGTTGCATTAGAAGTTAAAGCAGCAGCTAAAGAATGGGATGATGTTGATCGATTACTTGTAACAAAG GGATGGCTAGGAagcaaaaaattgcaaattcatCTTCCTATCGAAGATGTACTAAAGATATTGCATAAAAATAGTGCACCTTTCGAGGTTCTCgaaaaatacttaaaatatgTCGATAATATAGAGAGGCGATTAGAATTATCAAAAAATATGCATTGTTTTAGAATAGCAATTGAT ATACTTGTACAACAAGCAGATCGTACGGCATTAAtggaatataaaacaaaattacaaCCTCAATCCGAAGAATATTTTTACGCAGAAAGCGCGTTACGATTGCCATCGGTTAAGTGGAAAAGCTaa